One window of the Coleofasciculus sp. FACHB-1120 genome contains the following:
- a CDS encoding NB-ARC domain-containing protein codes for MASTVERQDDEFTEAANNWHLEKLYIDLASAKGRGLTPVEKKFLRGLLCGYSPAEIADTVYKSRTSSAVRVYLSNGLYKYIQELLIRQTGDVIKIKNWSRVTNLLSKAGYKTDSANLPEQSQAETSAIGTAIENQDWEEVIDVAAFYGCEEELATLEQWIVHDSCRLVALLGMGGIGKTALAVKLAEQIQQDFEFVIWRSLRHAPSVQDLVASLLQFLSQGQEIIGDATADEGISLLMAYLRSHRCLIILDRAEEILSPIQYAGYYRPEHEGYAELFRRLGEERHPSCLVLTSREKPKEIASLEGENLPIRSLELRGMSASDGQELLQLKGLVGSAEECRVLINRYAGNPLVLKIVATTIQDVFDGNITDFLAEGLVVFGDIRDLLDRQFNRLSDLEKKVMYWLAIRHKLVPIRSLRDEGVPGVSKRQQLEAMESLRRRSLIEKTSSNFTLPPVVRAYLADKLVEQICEEMTTKDVALLLSLGLINAPSGRYETSRRLSLPG; via the coding sequence ATGGCATCAACTGTTGAGCGGCAGGATGACGAGTTTACAGAAGCGGCAAATAATTGGCATTTAGAAAAGCTATACATAGATTTAGCTTCTGCCAAGGGAAGGGGTCTGACCCCTGTTGAGAAGAAATTCTTAAGAGGATTGCTGTGTGGGTACAGTCCAGCAGAAATAGCAGATACTGTCTACAAAAGTCGCACTAGCAGTGCTGTTAGAGTTTATTTATCGAATGGGCTGTACAAATACATTCAAGAACTCCTGATTCGCCAGACGGGTGACGTAATCAAAATAAAGAACTGGAGCCGCGTCACCAATTTGCTCTCAAAAGCTGGATATAAAACAGATTCCGCTAACTTACCCGAACAGAGTCAAGCTGAGACATCTGCGATCGGGACGGCAATCGAGAACCAAGACTGGGAAGAAGTGATTGATGTAGCCGCTTTCTACGGCTGCGAAGAAGAATTGGCAACCTTAGAGCAGTGGATTGTCCACGACAGCTGCCGCTTAGTGGCATTGTTGGGGATGGGGGGAATCGGGAAAACCGCTCTCGCTGTGAAACTAGCAGAACAGATTCAGCAAGATTTTGAGTTTGTCATTTGGCGATCGCTACGTCATGCTCCATCAGTTCAAGATTTGGTTGCAAGCTTGCTCCAATTTCTGTCTCAAGGGCAGGAAATCATTGGTGACGCAACCGCAGATGAGGGAATTTCCCTGCTGATGGCTTATCTGCGATCGCACCGCTGTCTGATCATCCTAGATCGAGCTGAGGAAATTTTGTCCCCGATCCAATACGCGGGCTACTATCGTCCCGAACATGAGGGATATGCGGAACTGTTCCGGCGTCTGGGAGAAGAACGCCATCCCAGTTGCCTGGTTCTCACCAGTCGGGAGAAACCGAAAGAAATTGCATCCCTGGAAGGAGAAAACTTACCGATTCGTTCCCTAGAACTGAGGGGAATGTCAGCATCCGATGGGCAAGAGTTACTGCAACTCAAAGGTTTAGTTGGCTCAGCCGAAGAATGTAGAGTCCTGATCAACCGCTATGCGGGAAATCCATTAGTCTTGAAAATCGTAGCAACAACGATTCAAGATGTCTTTGATGGGAATATTACCGACTTTTTAGCAGAAGGTCTGGTTGTTTTCGGGGATATTCGCGACCTATTAGATCGGCAATTCAACCGCCTCTCGGATTTAGAAAAAAAAGTCATGTACTGGCTGGCAATTCGTCACAAGTTAGTTCCTATCCGTTCCTTGCGAGACGAGGGGGTACCAGGCGTATCGAAGCGGCAGCAGCTAGAAGCAATGGAATCTTTGCGACGGCGATCGCTTATTGAAAAAACCTCGAGTAATTTCACCCTACCGCCTGTCGTCAGGGCGTATCTCGCTGACAAATTAGTTGAGCAGATTTGTGAAGAAATGACAACCAAAGATGTGGCTCTTTTATTAAGCTTGGGGCTAATTAACGCTCCGTCTGGGAGATATGAAACCAGCCGTCGTCTGAGTTTACCGGGTTAA
- a CDS encoding LapA family protein — MPAIRILLLMLVLGSLALLALQNLSPVLALVFLGAKTQALPVGVWILAAIALGALTGSFLQLLSYLQRRPLQTRIRTLEAAETPRPSQPRRETAQSTSSTQQTSYTPPPPPQESNPDTDGDDWEDEVADDDDWDESEEPRDRTPSPQPFAKEFVEERERTTYERQQEPKSASRSGSVYSYSYREPRNSGVGKTEAVYDANYRVITPPYQEPQPVRKTNQDEEDWGFEDEDEFDNDWKE, encoded by the coding sequence ATGCCTGCGATTCGGATTTTACTGCTGATGTTGGTGCTAGGCTCCTTAGCACTACTTGCTTTACAAAATTTGTCGCCGGTGCTAGCGCTGGTATTTTTGGGTGCGAAGACGCAAGCACTACCTGTAGGGGTTTGGATTTTGGCAGCGATCGCACTGGGTGCCCTGACTGGCAGTTTCTTACAATTGTTGAGCTATCTACAAAGGCGTCCCTTGCAAACACGCATCCGCACACTAGAAGCCGCAGAAACTCCTCGTCCTAGCCAGCCACGGCGTGAAACTGCCCAATCTACCTCTAGCACTCAACAAACCAGTTACACGCCTCCCCCGCCGCCGCAAGAAAGCAATCCCGATACGGATGGAGATGACTGGGAAGACGAGGTTGCAGATGATGATGACTGGGATGAATCGGAGGAACCCCGCGATCGCACTCCCAGTCCCCAACCATTTGCAAAAGAATTTGTAGAAGAAAGAGAGCGTACAACCTACGAGCGTCAGCAAGAACCGAAAAGCGCCTCTCGATCGGGTTCCGTCTATTCTTACAGCTATCGGGAACCGCGCAATTCTGGGGTAGGAAAAACTGAAGCTGTTTATGATGCCAATTACCGGGTGATTACACCCCCCTATCAGGAACCTCAACCTGTACGGAAAACCAATCAGGATGAGGAAGACTGGGGATTTGAAGACGAAGACGAGTTTGACAATGATTGGAAAGAGTGA
- a CDS encoding flavin prenyltransferase UbiX produces the protein MTKPLILGITGASGLIYAVRALKFLLQAEYSVELVASKSTYMVWQAEQNIRMPVEPVAQELFWRQQAGVESGVESKGKLNCHPWGDVGANIASGSFRTLGMVIMPCSMSTVAKLAAGLSSDLLERAADVQLKEGRKLILVPRETPFSLIHLRNLTALAEAGARIVPAIPAWYHNPQKIEDLVDFVVARALDQLDIDCIPINRWEGK, from the coding sequence ATGACCAAACCCCTTATCCTCGGCATCACAGGTGCTTCCGGCTTAATTTATGCCGTGCGTGCCTTAAAATTTCTGCTCCAAGCTGAGTACAGCGTCGAACTCGTTGCTTCCAAATCTACTTATATGGTTTGGCAGGCAGAGCAAAATATCCGGATGCCTGTAGAACCAGTGGCACAGGAACTATTTTGGCGACAGCAAGCTGGAGTCGAATCTGGAGTCGAATCAAAGGGGAAACTTAATTGCCACCCTTGGGGCGATGTCGGAGCCAATATTGCCAGTGGTTCCTTCCGCACCCTAGGGATGGTGATTATGCCGTGTAGTATGAGTACCGTGGCGAAGCTAGCAGCTGGCTTAAGCTCTGACCTTTTGGAGCGAGCAGCAGATGTCCAACTCAAGGAAGGACGGAAACTGATTCTCGTGCCCCGCGAGACACCCTTTAGCTTGATTCACCTGCGTAACCTGACCGCTTTGGCAGAAGCGGGTGCCAGAATTGTCCCAGCAATTCCTGCTTGGTATCACAATCCCCAAAAAATTGAAGACTTAGTAGACTTTGTGGTGGCGCGTGCCTTAGATCAGCTGGATATTGACTGTATCCCAATTAACCGATGGGAAGGAAAATGA